The Blastocatellia bacterium sequence TTCGCTTTCGCCGAAGGCATCACTTCCGATTCCGGCGTCCGTGCCGCCTCGCGCCGCGGCAAGCCGAGCGCTTGTCGGATCTCGTTCTCGATGGTGAGCGCCAGATCGGGATTCGACTTCAGAAAGAGGCGTGCGTTCTCCCGACCCTGGCCGAGGCGTTCACCTTTGTAGGAATACCACGCGCCGCTCTTCTCGATGATGCGATGCTCTACGCCCAGATCCAGGATCTCTCCCTCGCGCGAGATGCCTTCGCTGTAGAGCATGTCGAACTCGGCCTCTTTGAAGGGCGGCGCGACCTTGTTCTTGACGACGCGCACCTTCACGCGATTGCCGATGATCGTCTCGCCATCTTTGAGGGCATTGGTCCGGCGCATGTCCAGACGCACGCTCGCGTAGAATTTCAGGGCCTGACCACCGGTCGTCGTCTCCGGCGAGCCGAACATGACGCCGATCTTCTGCCGCATCTGGTTGATGAAGATGAGCGCTGTGTTGGAGCGGTAAACGGCTCCCGCCAATTTCCGCAGGGCTTGCGACATAAGGCGAGCTTGCAATCCCGGAAGGGCATCCCCCATCTCGCCCTCTAACTCCGCGCGGGGCACCAGCGCCGCGACCGAATCAATGACGAGCACATCCACGCCGCCGGATCGGACGAGCGCTTCGGCGATCTCCAAGGCTTGCTCGCCACTGTCGGGTTGAGAGACGAGCAAGTCGTCAATGCGCACGCCGATCTTCTCGGCGTATGCGGCGTCCAGGGCATGTTCAGCATCTATATACGCGGCCACGCCCCCGAGCCGCTGGGCTTCGGCAGCCACATGCAAAGCCAGGGTCGT is a genomic window containing:
- the recA gene encoding recombinase RecA gives rise to the protein MSELEKKAKAIEIALAQIEKQFGKGAIMRLGDRKVEEIPVISTTSLSLDAALGVGGIPRGRITEIFGQEASGKTTLALHVAAEAQRLGGVAAYIDAEHALDAAYAEKIGVRIDDLLVSQPDSGEQALEIAEALVRSGGVDVLVIDSVAALVPRAELEGEMGDALPGLQARLMSQALRKLAGAVYRSNTALIFINQMRQKIGVMFGSPETTTGGQALKFYASVRLDMRRTNALKDGETIIGNRVKVRVVKNKVAPPFKEAEFDMLYSEGISREGEILDLGVEHRIIEKSGAWYSYKGERLGQGRENARLFLKSNPDLALTIENEIRQALGLPRREAARTPESEVMPSAKAKKAE